The proteins below come from a single Mercenaria mercenaria strain notata chromosome 3, MADL_Memer_1, whole genome shotgun sequence genomic window:
- the LOC123524217 gene encoding uncharacterized protein LOC123524217 translates to MSWQRNFKEKWHLTGFLVIGLLTDVALGEGKLSISLLNYNNDWATDFNGHCCDGFSLGGTGCFQGLCDHRITICVSDPHSPAYFCDIGTRYIIAPADENVNTFTSADTQQFSLKTWPSGGSVQVVVTVEDVDKNVTTGELTYQQVDTLQTTLSVGTPDFNASLTVPTELNLTGTRNTHEPPTRLALSYSVAYETYDSYYMPIGHNKSCRGVNECGNHYMCTTDKHTACLFGWEGPNCNTPTPGGRADCSVDTDLDVFIPGEWRGEYRCPSDCGLNTTVTLKVTQSASNEISGDLFIHQQRIPVTGSYASFTKYLTLQNKQPMVTHVGGQEFYQLELNGKLTSSLNMMGAFMFVSNQQKASCHGFDSNLKETCVMDLRRTTAYFDGCNGHGTCWRYGPHRNDYMCCCEKDYAGDRCETHLTTTTTTTTTTTTTTTTTTTPTPTTTKPSTSTTTSTTTTPSTTTSTTTPSTTSTTSTAAPTSSSTVKATPSTEPSTKRTSTTSRPSTSTKASTVALTTSSTTVSTSTAAATYSTSTVASTSKPTSTLRSTAVASTLPTTSSTASTSTSTQASTSTSTSTSTSTSTSTSTSTSTSTTTPSTTTSTTRPTTQSTTKLTTPTTVTTSSTTSSTVTTPTTTRTTKTSATTPATVAMTTSTQMSTVSCTPAHNCSVHYACGPQGQKICAPGWTGAQCDQQIHNGAADCDVYDLDVFLPSEWSGNYTCDDDNTEIRFVINITKSSSTIGLQGDMYIGQEQLDMVGSFASYFRIFALQSNDVISSQISNRNFTKVELNGKVQSSVFIDGAIIFLEASGKKTCPMELRRQAVFTAINWCNGHGSCQRYGPTKEAFMCCCDQKYTGDHCETEITTSTSTTTTTTTTQPTTTITPCSPMDNCTSHYTCGPQGQKICRAGWTGANCDSLIADGPADCDIFDQEEFIPSEWDGNYTCEDDRKLVVFRMNITRSTSSIGTVGDLLIDSSVIAVSGSFASFFKTFTLQGQDWVAQDIFSRNFTNVELNGRLMTSIYITGKIIFSQGSGTYTCDMELRRKAVYMDWCSSHGTCFRNGKKRDQFTCCCDAGYTGQTCNSKVIARRSTHLTTQTTQRPTIPTTTLAPKPCVSNVNNCSMHYECNAHRERICIDGYTGRDCDQIIPGGVADCDAFDCTYFM, encoded by the exons ATGTCATGGCAACGGAACTTTAAGGAAAAATGGCATTTAACAGGCTTCCTTGTCATTGGTTTACTG aCGGATGTGGCATTAGGAGAAGGAAAACTTTCGATCAGTTTGTTGAATTATAATAATGATTGGGCCACGGACTTTAATGGACATTGCTGTGATGGTTTCAGCCTTGGTGGAACGGGATGTTTTCAGGGGTTGTGTGACCACCGGATAACCATATGCGTGTCAGATCCCCATAG TCCGGCGTATTTCTGTGATATTGGTACAAGATACATTATTGCCCCAGCAGAcgaaaatgtaaacacatttacATCAGCAGATACACAGCAGTTCTCTCTCAAAACATGGCCA AGCGGAGGATCGGTTCAAGTTGTAGTGACTGTAGAAGATGTGGACAAAAATGTTACCACTGGAGAGCTGACTTATCAACAGGTGGATACTCTACAAACGACTCTCAGTGTCGGAACACCAGACTTCAATGCTTCACTAACCGTGCCTACAGAATTAAACTTGACTGGTACAAGAAATACTCATGAACCTCCAACAAG GTTGGCTTTGAGTTACTCTGTGGCTTATGAGACTTACGACAGTTACTACATGCCGATTGGTCATAACAAATCCTGTAGAGGTGTCAACGAATGCGGAAACCACTACATGTGTACGACTGATAAACATACCGCATGTCTGTTTGGATGGGAGGGTCCAAATTGTAACACACCCACTCCAGGGGGACGGGCTGACTGTAGTGTTGACACAG ACCTTGATGTGTTTATACCTGGAGAGTGGAGAGGAGAGTACCGTTGCCCGTCAGACTGTGGTTTAAACACCACGGTGACACTGAAAGTGACCCAGTCTGCGTCCAATGAGATATCCGGCGACTTGTTCATACATCAGCAGAGAATTCCAGTGACTGGTTCATACGCGTCGTTCACTAAATACCTCACACTACAG AATAAGCAGCCTATGGTGACCCATGTAGGCGGACAGGAGTTCTACCAGCTAGAACTTAACGGAAAACTAACATCCTCGTTGAATATGATGGGAGCTTTCATGTTTGTATCAAACCAACAAAAAGCATCGTGTCATGGTTTTGATAGTAACTTGAAAGAAACATGTGTCATGGACCTTAGAAGAACAACCG CGTATTTCGATGGTTGCAATGGTCACGGAACATGTTGGAGATATGGTCCACATAGGAATGACTACATGTGCTGTTGTGAAAAAG ACTATGCTGGAGACAGGTGTGAAACCCACCTTACCACTACCACAACCACGACGACAACAACCACCACTACTACCACAACCACAACAACGccaacaccaacaacaaccaAGCCATCGACCTCAACTACAACTTCCACCACTACTACACCATCAACAACAACAAGTACAACAACCCCATCCACGACATCTACCACGTCAACTGCTGCACCAACAAGTTCCAGTACTGTAAAGGCAACACCCTCTACTGAACCATCAACCAAAAGAACTTCAACTACCAGTAGACCATCTACTTCTACCAAGGCATCTACAGTAGCTTTAACCACATCTTCAACGACTGTTTCGACATCAACTGCTGCTGCTACTTATTCAACGAGTACAGTGGCATCAACAAGTAAACCAACATCAACCCTAAGATCCACAGCAGTTGCTTCAACTTTACCAACCACAAGTTCAACAGCTTCCACATCAACATCCACACAGGCATCTACAAGCACATCTACCAGTACATCTACAAGTACATCTACGTCAACTTCAACTTCAACGAGTACTTCTACTACTACACCATCAACCACAACTTCGACAACTCGG CCCACCACACAGTCAACCACCAAACTGACAACACCGACTACAGTCACAACTTCATCAACAACATCAAGTACAGTAACTACACCGACAACCACCAGAACAACAAAGACATCAGCCACTACCCCAGCAACAGTTGCCATGACAACGAGCACTCAAATGTCGACGGTATCTTGCACTCCAGCTCATAACTGTAGCGTGCACTATGCCTGTGGACCCCAGGGTCAGAAGATTTGTGCCCCAGGATGGACAGGGGCGCAGTGTGACCAACAAATTCACAACGGAGCGGCTGACTGTGATGTGTATGACT TGGATGTATTTTTACCGAGTGAATGGAGCGGCAACTACACATGTGACGATGACAATACTGAAATCCGATTCGTTATCAACATCACAAAATCTTCCTCAACTATCGGTCTACAGGGCGACATGTATATCGGTCAGGAACAACTAGATATGGTTGGATCGTTCGCATCTTATTTCCGAATATTTGCCCTCCAGAGCAATGACGTAATTAGCAGTCAGATTTCAAATCGTAACTTCACAAAGGTGGAGTTAAATGGCAAAGTCCAGAGCTCTGTGTTTATTGATGGAGCGATTATATTTCTGGAAGCTTCAGGCAAAAAGACATGCCCGATGGAATTGAGAAGACAAGCTG TATTTACAGCAATAAACTGGTGTAACGGCCATGGCAGCTGCCAGAGATATGGACCCACGAAAGAGGCATTCATGTGTTGCTGTGATCAGA AATACACAGGTGATCATTGTGAGACAGAAATAACGACATCTACAAGTACGACTACCACAACAACGACTACACAGCCAACAACGACCATTACCCCATGTAGTCCGATGGATAACTGCACCTCGCACTATACGTGTGGACCACAGGGACAAAAGATCTGCAGGGCAGGATGGACAGGGGCAAACTGTGATAGTCTTATAGCAGATGGACCTGCAGACTGTGATATCTTTGATC aGGAAGAATTTATTCCTAGTGAATGGGATGGGAATTACACCTGTGAAGATGACAGGAAGCTTGTTGTATTCCGAATGAACATCACCAGATCTACCAGCAGCATTGGGACAGTCGGCGATCTTCTGATCGACAGTTCAGTGATAGCTGTATCTGGCTCATTTGCATCTTTCTTCAAGACGTTTACGTTGCAGGGTCAGGATTGGGTGGCACAAGATATTTTCAGCCGTAATTTTACCAACGTGGAGTTGAATGGAAGGTTGATGACGTCAATATATATAACagggaaaattattttttcacagGGAAGTGGTACCTACACATGTGATATGGAGCTTAGAAGAAAAGCAG TATACATGGATTGGTGCAGCTCCCATGGGACATGtttcagaaatggtaaaaaacGGGATCAGTTCACTTGTTGCTGTGATGCAG